One genomic window of Xanthobacter dioxanivorans includes the following:
- a CDS encoding low temperature requirement protein A, whose product MTGFGARGSLLREAAAHGHHRVTFVELFFDLVFVFAITQLSHHLLHDLSLTGLAQTLVLFVAVWWAWIDTAWVTNWLDPDRKPVRLALLVLMLVGLVLSATLPKAFHDGGLPFALAYATFQMGRSAFTIWAVARHDRAQATNFTRILSWQALASALWIAGAFLHDGARLGVWALAAVIDSIAAATGFFVPGLGASKAADWNVEGGHLSERCALFIIIALGESVLVTGATASGLAWTVTNFSAFVVAFVGTVAMWWIYFDTGSERASSRIAHAQESGHMARLGYTYVHQIIVLGIIGCALSDELILAHPGGEVSPAATAAIVGGPALYLLGCGLFKYPLLRRFPLSHLAGLVLLAPLAPFAGAFSPLGLAAAGTAALLVVAAWESLALRRIAPRPAD is encoded by the coding sequence ATGACCGGATTCGGGGCACGCGGGTCTTTGCTGCGCGAGGCGGCGGCGCACGGGCACCACCGGGTGACGTTCGTCGAGCTGTTCTTCGACCTCGTCTTCGTCTTCGCCATCACCCAGCTCTCCCACCATTTGCTGCACGACCTCTCCCTCACCGGCCTGGCGCAGACGCTGGTGCTGTTCGTCGCGGTGTGGTGGGCGTGGATCGATACCGCCTGGGTGACGAACTGGCTGGATCCCGACCGCAAGCCGGTGCGGCTGGCGCTGCTCGTCCTGATGCTGGTGGGCCTCGTCCTGTCGGCGACCCTGCCCAAGGCGTTCCACGACGGCGGCCTTCCCTTCGCCCTGGCCTACGCCACGTTCCAGATGGGACGCTCCGCCTTCACCATCTGGGCGGTGGCGCGCCACGATCGCGCGCAGGCGACCAACTTCACGCGCATCCTCAGCTGGCAGGCGCTGGCGTCGGCGCTGTGGATCGCCGGCGCCTTCCTGCACGATGGCGCGCGGCTCGGCGTATGGGCGCTGGCCGCGGTCATCGACAGCATCGCCGCGGCCACCGGCTTCTTCGTTCCCGGCCTCGGCGCCTCCAAGGCGGCGGACTGGAACGTGGAAGGCGGGCATCTGTCGGAGCGCTGCGCGCTGTTCATCATCATCGCCCTCGGCGAATCCGTCCTCGTCACCGGCGCCACCGCCTCCGGGCTCGCCTGGACGGTGACGAACTTCAGCGCCTTCGTCGTCGCCTTCGTGGGCACCGTGGCCATGTGGTGGATCTATTTCGACACCGGCTCGGAGCGCGCCAGCAGCCGCATCGCCCATGCGCAGGAAAGCGGCCACATGGCCCGGCTGGGCTACACGTATGTCCACCAGATCATCGTCCTCGGCATCATCGGCTGCGCCCTGTCCGACGAACTGATCCTCGCCCATCCCGGCGGGGAGGTGTCGCCGGCGGCGACGGCGGCCATCGTCGGCGGTCCGGCGCTCTACCTGCTGGGCTGCGGGCTGTTCAAATATCCGCTGCTGCGCCGCTTCCCGCTCTCCCATCTGGCGGGGCTGGTCCTGCTGGCGCCGCTGGCTCCCTTCGCCGGGGCCTTCAGCCCGCTCGGCCTTGCGGCGGCAGGCACGGCCGCGCTTCTGGTGGTGGCCGCGTGGGAGTCCCTCGCCCTGCGCCGGATCGCACCCCGGCCCGCCGACTGA
- a CDS encoding thiolase family protein: MSAVEIRAARRTAVVPRGGAFRDVEAFALAAALIGPVLADAGIAPEAVDELILGNALSGGGNVARVAALAAGLPAGVPASTLDTQCCSGLDAIRLGAARIAAGEARCVLAGGVESFSRAPLRAHRPRIKDEAPAFYRQPAFTPWPEREPDLADAAAALARLEHVTRAEQDAFAAESHRRALAAPPTEEIVPVEGVVADPFARRLSPALLARLPALAGEAAYAVTAATTAVEADAAALVLLVPAGTCGVRIAGALACGGDPMMPALAPVAAVQALCARLGLRAAEVEQVELMEAYAVQALVAIRRLGLDPARVNARGGALARGHPIGASGAILAVRAFHRLRAARGRALLAIAGAGGIASAMVLSRGETEPGSPWQD; this comes from the coding sequence ATGAGCGCCGTGGAGATCCGTGCCGCCCGTCGCACGGCGGTGGTGCCGCGCGGCGGCGCTTTCCGCGACGTGGAGGCCTTCGCCCTCGCCGCCGCCCTCATCGGGCCGGTGCTGGCGGACGCTGGCATCGCGCCGGAGGCGGTGGACGAGCTGATCCTCGGCAATGCCCTGTCCGGCGGCGGGAACGTCGCCCGCGTCGCCGCGCTCGCGGCGGGCCTGCCCGCGGGCGTGCCGGCATCGACCCTCGACACGCAATGCTGCTCGGGCCTCGACGCCATCCGTCTCGGCGCGGCGCGGATCGCGGCGGGGGAGGCGCGCTGCGTGCTGGCGGGCGGGGTGGAGAGCTTCAGCCGGGCACCGCTGCGCGCCCATCGACCGCGCATCAAGGACGAGGCGCCGGCCTTCTACCGGCAGCCGGCCTTCACGCCCTGGCCGGAGCGTGAGCCGGACCTGGCCGACGCCGCCGCCGCGCTGGCGCGGCTGGAGCACGTCACCCGCGCCGAGCAGGACGCCTTCGCCGCTGAAAGCCATCGGCGCGCGCTGGCCGCGCCGCCGACGGAGGAGATCGTGCCGGTGGAAGGGGTTGTCGCCGACCCGTTCGCCCGCCGCCTTTCGCCGGCCCTCCTTGCCCGCCTTCCGGCCCTCGCCGGGGAGGCGGCGTACGCCGTCACCGCCGCCACCACGGCGGTGGAGGCGGATGCCGCCGCCCTGGTGCTGCTCGTGCCGGCCGGAACCTGCGGCGTGCGCATCGCCGGGGCCCTGGCGTGCGGGGGGGATCCGATGATGCCGGCGCTCGCGCCCGTTGCGGCGGTGCAAGCCCTGTGCGCGCGGCTCGGGCTGCGCGCCGCCGAGGTGGAGCAGGTGGAACTGATGGAGGCTTATGCCGTGCAGGCCCTCGTTGCCATCCGCCGGCTCGGCCTCGATCCGGCGCGGGTGAATGCCCGGGGCGGCGCGCTCGCCCGCGGCCATCCCATCGGCGCCTCGGGTGCCATCCTCGCGGTGCGCGCCTTCCACCGGCTGCGCGCGGCGCGTGGCCGCGCCCTCCTCGCCATCGCGGGGGCGGGCGGAATCGCCAGTGCCATGGTACTGTCCCGAGGGGAGACGGAACCGGGCTCCCCGTGGCAGGATTGA
- a CDS encoding CHAD domain-containing protein, giving the protein MMNAPSSITGTPEDLAPASHAGAALVRALSASLDALEKAAADPDPVEMVHDARKAMKEYRALLRLVPDAVARVARRHSAEAARAMSHARDRATAHEALDLLDAMGLLLPCDLADARAAVGDDATPEEAERHRASLAAFLAEAREQIDGALGAAAGMADVGEELEHSYRRARSADFGTPEAMHEARKRVVAHRYQMSFIATAFAGRGAKRARKAQRLRDFFGAYQDLETLRPMLHGAQPALAEGTLERLDHALKRAQAHLRKKALRRHAALFRRKPEDFRRHYRDIL; this is encoded by the coding sequence ATGATGAATGCTCCGTCCTCGATAACCGGCACGCCCGAAGATCTCGCGCCCGCCTCGCATGCGGGAGCGGCGCTGGTGCGCGCCCTGTCGGCCAGCCTCGATGCGCTGGAAAAGGCCGCCGCCGACCCGGATCCGGTGGAGATGGTCCACGACGCCCGCAAGGCCATGAAGGAATATCGGGCCTTGCTGCGCCTCGTGCCCGACGCCGTGGCCCGCGTGGCGCGGCGGCACTCGGCCGAGGCGGCGCGCGCCATGTCCCACGCCCGCGACCGCGCCACCGCCCACGAGGCGCTCGATCTGCTCGACGCCATGGGCCTGCTGCTGCCCTGCGACCTCGCCGATGCACGCGCCGCCGTCGGCGATGACGCCACGCCGGAGGAAGCCGAGCGCCACCGCGCGTCCCTCGCCGCCTTCCTGGCCGAGGCGCGGGAGCAGATCGACGGCGCGCTCGGTGCCGCAGCCGGCATGGCGGACGTGGGCGAAGAGCTGGAACACTCCTACCGGCGGGCGCGGAGCGCCGACTTCGGCACGCCCGAGGCCATGCACGAGGCGCGCAAGCGCGTGGTCGCCCACCGCTACCAGATGAGCTTCATTGCCACGGCGTTCGCCGGCCGTGGCGCCAAGCGCGCCCGCAAGGCGCAGCGCCTGCGGGACTTTTTCGGTGCCTACCAGGATCTGGAGACGTTACGCCCCATGCTCCACGGGGCGCAGCCGGCCCTGGCCGAGGGAACGCTGGAGCGGCTCGACCACGCCTTGAAGCGGGCGCAGGCGCACCTCCGGAAAAAGGCCCTGCGCCGTCACGCCGCGCTGTTTCGCCGCAAGCCGGAGGACTTTCGCCGTCACTACCGGGATATTCTCTAG
- a CDS encoding energy-coupling factor ABC transporter ATP-binding protein, whose product MTFFRRAVPRAPADAGPVRLSGVEVTRGARTVFAGLTLTLAERRIGLVGDNGSGKSTLLRLINGLLLPDAGTVTVGALDTRADRRKLPASVGFVFQNVDHQIIFPSVLEEIAFGPIAQGMPKAEANAAADHLLARHGCAGWGERAVADLSEGQKQLVCILAALAAGPRILLLDEPFSSLDLATRLAFAARLAALDLQVIMASHDLHLFDGFDRVLWLKGGCIAADGPPAHVLALYEADARARARAADPGIAMPAGGWGGAS is encoded by the coding sequence ATGACCTTCTTCCGCCGCGCCGTGCCGCGTGCCCCAGCCGATGCCGGACCCGTCCGGCTTTCGGGGGTCGAGGTGACGCGCGGCGCGCGGACGGTCTTTGCCGGCCTCACCCTCACCCTCGCCGAGCGCCGCATCGGCCTCGTCGGCGACAACGGATCGGGCAAGTCGACACTGCTGCGGCTGATCAACGGGCTCCTTTTGCCCGATGCCGGCACCGTCACCGTGGGCGCCCTCGACACGCGCGCGGATCGTCGCAAGCTGCCGGCGAGCGTGGGCTTCGTGTTCCAGAACGTGGACCACCAGATCATCTTCCCCTCGGTGCTGGAGGAGATCGCCTTCGGCCCCATCGCCCAGGGCATGCCCAAGGCGGAGGCGAACGCCGCCGCCGACCACCTGCTCGCCCGCCACGGCTGCGCCGGCTGGGGCGAGCGGGCGGTGGCCGACCTCTCGGAAGGCCAGAAGCAGCTTGTGTGCATCCTCGCGGCACTGGCCGCGGGGCCGCGCATCCTGCTGCTCGACGAGCCCTTCTCCAGCCTCGATCTGGCGACGCGCCTCGCCTTTGCCGCGCGGCTCGCCGCGCTGGACCTCCAGGTGATCATGGCGAGCCATGACCTCCACCTTTTCGACGGCTTCGACCGGGTGCTGTGGCTGAAAGGCGGCTGCATCGCCGCCGACGGCCCGCCGGCACACGTGCTTGCGCTCTACGAGGCGGACGCCCGTGCCCGTGCCCGCGCGGCGGATCCCGGCATCGCGATGCCGGCGGGCGGCTGGGGTGGCGCGTCGTGA
- a CDS encoding GNAT family N-acetyltransferase, producing the protein MNEKTAPAIPLGAPVEGNPARRPCAITLEGRHVRLVPFDALRHAASLYALSHGPEREALWAYLSPAPFPDVAAFARYYGEAATKADPLLFTIEEAATGRAVGHATYMRIEPAHRVIEAGNILYTPALQRTPGASEAMYLMARHAFEDLGYRRYEWKCNALNAPSRRAAERLGFTFEGVFRQHMIVKGRNRDTAWFSLLDHEWPRAKAAFEAWLDPENFDENGRQKRRLEDIRASM; encoded by the coding sequence ATGAACGAAAAGACAGCGCCGGCGATCCCCCTCGGCGCTCCGGTCGAGGGCAACCCGGCGCGGCGCCCCTGCGCCATCACGCTGGAAGGCCGCCACGTCCGCCTCGTGCCGTTCGACGCGCTCCGGCACGCCGCCTCCCTCTACGCCCTGTCCCACGGGCCGGAGCGGGAGGCGCTCTGGGCCTATCTCTCCCCCGCGCCGTTTCCCGACGTGGCCGCCTTCGCGCGATATTACGGCGAGGCGGCGACCAAGGCCGACCCTCTCCTGTTCACCATCGAGGAGGCGGCAACGGGCCGGGCGGTGGGTCATGCCACCTATATGCGCATCGAGCCGGCGCACCGGGTGATCGAGGCGGGCAACATCCTCTACACGCCGGCGCTGCAGCGCACGCCGGGGGCGAGCGAAGCCATGTATCTCATGGCCCGCCACGCCTTCGAGGATCTCGGCTACCGGCGCTACGAATGGAAGTGCAACGCCCTCAACGCCCCCTCGCGGCGGGCGGCCGAGCGCCTCGGCTTCACCTTTGAAGGCGTCTTCCGCCAGCACATGATCGTGAAGGGGCGAAACCGCGACACCGCCTGGTTCTCCCTGCTCGACCACGAATGGCCGCGCGCCAAGGCGGCCTTCGAGGCGTGGCTCGATCCCGAGAATTTCGACGAGAACGGCCGCCAGAAACGGCGGCTGGAGGACATCCGGGCCTCGATGTGA
- a CDS encoding SDR family oxidoreductase: MGGRLQGKAALVTAAGQGIGRAIAEAFLREGAKVVATDLDASKLAGLDGAQARALDVRSTEAVNALAGQIGPVDVLVNAAGYVHQGTIFDTSETDWDFSFDLNVKSMHRTITAFLPGMLEKGRGSIVNIASAASSIRGVPNRYAYGATKAAVIGLTKAVAADFVLKGVRANAICPGTIQSPSLDERIAAISAETGRPVEAVRADFVGRQPMGRLGTPEEIAALALYLASDESAFTTGQIHVIDGGWAN; this comes from the coding sequence ATGGGTGGACGACTTCAGGGAAAGGCCGCGCTGGTGACGGCGGCGGGCCAGGGCATCGGGCGCGCCATCGCCGAGGCCTTCCTGCGCGAGGGGGCGAAGGTGGTGGCCACCGACCTCGACGCCAGCAAGCTCGCCGGGCTCGATGGCGCGCAGGCCCGCGCGCTGGACGTGCGCTCCACCGAGGCGGTCAACGCGCTCGCCGGTCAGATCGGGCCGGTGGACGTGCTGGTGAACGCCGCCGGCTACGTGCACCAGGGCACCATCTTCGACACCAGCGAGACCGACTGGGACTTCTCCTTCGACCTCAACGTCAAGTCCATGCATCGCACCATCACGGCATTCCTGCCGGGCATGCTGGAGAAGGGCCGGGGCTCCATCGTCAACATCGCCTCGGCCGCCTCGTCCATCCGCGGGGTGCCCAACCGCTATGCGTACGGCGCCACCAAGGCGGCGGTGATCGGCCTCACCAAGGCGGTGGCGGCGGACTTCGTGCTCAAGGGCGTGCGCGCCAACGCCATCTGCCCGGGCACCATCCAGTCGCCCTCCCTCGACGAGCGCATCGCGGCCATCTCCGCCGAGACCGGCCGGCCGGTCGAGGCGGTGCGCGCCGACTTCGTCGGCCGCCAGCCCATGGGCCGCCTCGGCACGCCCGAGGAGATCGCCGCGCTCGCCCTCTATCTCGCCTCCGACGAGAGCGCCTTCACCACCGGGCAGATCCACGTCATCGACGGCGGCTGGGCGAACTGA
- a CDS encoding energy-coupling factor transporter transmembrane component T family protein, with protein MIAGYFSGRSLLHRIPAGVKLVALAVLSVLILPVSDPVVLAMALAAVVTVYAGFGQPGLKRILAWRSLLPLLVLIFLLQAWAASLHVAAASVLRIAVMVLIADLVTLSTRLQDMMDALAVPLRPLARFGLDPARLALAVSLVLRFVPVLLDSWRGREEAWRARSPHRPGLALVGAFFSGALVMADQVAEALEVRGFDAPPPER; from the coding sequence GTGATCGCCGGCTATTTCTCCGGCAGGAGCCTGCTCCACCGCATTCCGGCGGGGGTGAAGCTGGTGGCGCTCGCCGTGCTCTCGGTGCTGATCCTGCCGGTCAGCGATCCGGTCGTGCTGGCCATGGCGCTGGCGGCGGTGGTGACGGTCTATGCCGGCTTCGGCCAGCCGGGGCTGAAGCGCATCCTCGCGTGGCGCAGCCTGCTGCCGCTGCTGGTGCTGATCTTCCTGCTCCAGGCCTGGGCGGCCTCGCTCCATGTGGCGGCGGCGAGCGTGCTGCGCATCGCGGTGATGGTGCTCATCGCCGACCTCGTCACCCTGTCCACCCGTCTCCAGGACATGATGGACGCGCTCGCCGTGCCGCTCCGGCCGCTGGCGCGGTTCGGGCTCGATCCGGCGCGGCTGGCGCTGGCCGTATCGCTGGTGCTGCGCTTCGTGCCGGTGCTGCTGGACAGCTGGCGCGGGCGGGAGGAGGCCTGGCGGGCCCGCAGCCCCCACCGGCCCGGCCTTGCGCTCGTGGGCGCCTTCTTCTCCGGTGCCCTCGTCATGGCGGACCAGGTGGCGGAGGCGCTGGAAGTGCGGGGCTTCGACGCGCCGCCGCCGGAACGCTGA
- a CDS encoding IlvD/Edd family dehydratase produces the protein MSGQGEQPEKHGLKLRSQLWFDNPDNPGMTALYLERYLNFGLTREELQSGKPIIGIAQTGSDLSPCNRHHIELASRVRAGIEAMGGVPFEFPVHPIQETGKRPTASLDRNLAYLGLVEILYGYPLDGVVLTTGCDKTTPACIMAAATVNIPAIVLSGGPMLNGWWKGERTGSGTVVWKNREKFAAGEIDYDTFMDVVASSAPSVGHCNTMGTASTMNALAEALGMSLPGCAAIPAPYRERGQIAYDTGKRIVDMVWEDLKPSDILTRAAFENAIRVNSAIGGSTNAPIHLNAIARHVGVPLSVDDWQSVGHKIPLLVNMQPAGEYLGEEFHRAGGVPAVVAELIEKGKIHEGARTVNGRTMGENCKGKLSWDRAVIKAYDAPLKEDAGFIVLHGNLFDNAVMKTSVISPEFRQRFLSNPDDPEAFEGRAVVFEGPEDYHHRIDDPALGIDGYTLLFIRGTGPLGYPGGAEVVNMQPPAALIKKGIHALPCIGDGRQSGTSGSPSILNASPEAAAGGGLALLKTGDRVRIDLNTCTADILIPPEELAQRRSDLQGHGGFKVPPSQTPWQEIQRSMVAQFDEGMVLKPAVKYQRVAQTMGVPRDNH, from the coding sequence ATGTCCGGTCAAGGCGAGCAGCCCGAGAAACACGGCCTGAAGCTCAGGTCGCAGCTGTGGTTCGACAACCCCGACAATCCGGGGATGACGGCCCTCTATCTCGAGCGCTACCTCAATTTCGGCCTGACCCGGGAAGAGCTGCAATCGGGCAAGCCGATCATCGGCATCGCCCAGACCGGTTCCGATTTGTCTCCCTGCAACCGCCATCACATCGAGCTCGCCTCTCGCGTGCGCGCCGGCATCGAGGCCATGGGCGGCGTGCCGTTCGAGTTCCCGGTCCATCCCATCCAGGAGACCGGCAAGCGGCCGACCGCATCCCTCGACCGCAACCTCGCCTATCTCGGGCTGGTGGAAATCCTCTACGGCTATCCGCTCGACGGCGTGGTGCTGACCACCGGCTGCGACAAGACCACGCCGGCCTGCATCATGGCGGCGGCCACCGTGAACATCCCCGCCATCGTGCTGTCCGGCGGACCCATGCTGAACGGCTGGTGGAAGGGCGAGCGCACCGGCTCCGGCACCGTGGTGTGGAAGAACCGCGAGAAGTTCGCCGCCGGCGAGATCGACTACGACACCTTCATGGACGTTGTGGCTTCGTCCGCGCCCTCGGTCGGCCACTGCAACACCATGGGCACCGCCTCCACCATGAACGCGCTGGCCGAGGCGCTGGGCATGTCCCTGCCCGGCTGCGCCGCCATTCCCGCGCCCTATCGTGAGCGCGGCCAGATCGCCTACGACACCGGCAAGCGCATCGTCGACATGGTGTGGGAGGACCTCAAGCCCTCCGACATCCTCACCCGCGCGGCGTTCGAGAACGCCATCCGCGTGAATTCCGCCATCGGCGGCTCCACCAACGCGCCCATCCACCTCAATGCCATCGCCCGCCACGTGGGCGTCCCGCTCTCGGTGGACGACTGGCAGAGCGTGGGCCACAAGATCCCGCTGCTGGTGAACATGCAGCCCGCTGGCGAGTATCTCGGCGAGGAGTTCCATCGCGCCGGCGGCGTGCCGGCGGTGGTGGCGGAGCTCATCGAGAAGGGCAAGATCCACGAGGGCGCGCGCACCGTGAACGGGCGCACCATGGGCGAGAACTGCAAGGGCAAGCTCTCCTGGGACCGCGCCGTCATCAAGGCCTATGACGCCCCCCTGAAGGAGGATGCCGGCTTCATCGTCCTGCACGGCAACCTGTTCGACAATGCGGTGATGAAGACCTCGGTGATCTCCCCCGAGTTCCGCCAGCGCTTCCTCTCCAACCCCGACGACCCCGAGGCCTTCGAGGGCCGCGCCGTGGTGTTCGAGGGACCGGAGGACTACCACCACCGCATCGACGACCCCGCCCTCGGCATCGACGGATACACTTTGCTGTTCATCCGCGGCACCGGCCCCTTGGGCTATCCCGGCGGCGCCGAGGTGGTGAACATGCAGCCCCCCGCCGCCCTCATCAAGAAGGGCATCCATGCCCTTCCCTGCATCGGCGACGGGCGCCAGTCGGGCACGTCGGGCTCGCCCTCGATCCTCAATGCCTCGCCGGAAGCCGCGGCGGGCGGCGGCCTGGCTTTGCTGAAGACCGGCGACCGGGTGCGCATCGACCTCAACACCTGCACCGCCGACATCCTGATCCCGCCGGAGGAACTGGCGCAGCGCCGCTCCGACCTGCAGGGCCATGGCGGCTTCAAGGTGCCGCCGAGCCAGACCCCCTGGCAGGAGATCCAGCGCTCCATGGTGGCCCAGTTCGACGAGGGCATGGTGCTGAAACCCGCGGTGAAGTACCAGCGCGTCGCCCAGACCATGGGCGTGCCCCGCGACAACCACTGA
- the denD gene encoding D-erythronate dehydrogenase: MYVLVIGGAGMVGRKLIERLARDGRLGDKAITRLTAHDVVVPRPPEAPFPIDTRVSDISVPGEAAALVAERPDVIFHLAAIVSGEAEADFEKGNRINLDGTRHLFDAVRLVEGYAPRLVFTSSIAVFGAPFPEAIPDEFFHTPLTSYGTQKAIGELLLADYTRRGFFDGIGIRLPTICVRPGLPNKAASGFFSGIIREPLAGQEATLPVSEDVMHWHASPRAAVGFLIHAATLDGAAVGARRNLTMPGLAVTVGEQIEALRKVAGAKAVARIRRAPDPVIEKIVSGWPRKFDPRRAIALGFVAETSFEEIIRIHVEDELGGRIAD; this comes from the coding sequence ATGTACGTTCTCGTCATCGGCGGCGCCGGAATGGTCGGCCGCAAGCTCATCGAGCGCCTCGCCCGCGACGGGCGCCTCGGCGACAAGGCCATCACCCGCCTGACCGCCCACGACGTGGTGGTGCCCCGGCCGCCGGAAGCGCCCTTCCCCATCGACACCCGTGTCTCCGACATCTCCGTGCCCGGCGAGGCCGCCGCGCTGGTGGCGGAGCGGCCGGACGTGATCTTCCATCTCGCCGCCATCGTCTCCGGCGAGGCGGAGGCCGATTTCGAGAAGGGCAATCGCATCAATCTCGACGGCACGCGCCACCTCTTCGACGCGGTGCGCCTCGTGGAGGGATATGCGCCGCGCCTGGTCTTCACCTCGTCCATCGCGGTATTCGGCGCGCCCTTCCCGGAGGCCATTCCGGACGAGTTCTTCCACACCCCGCTCACCTCCTACGGCACGCAGAAGGCCATCGGCGAGCTGCTGCTGGCGGACTACACGCGGCGCGGCTTCTTCGACGGCATCGGCATCCGCCTGCCCACCATCTGCGTGCGCCCCGGCCTGCCCAACAAGGCGGCCTCCGGCTTCTTCTCCGGCATCATCCGCGAGCCGCTGGCGGGCCAGGAGGCGACCCTGCCCGTTTCCGAGGACGTGATGCACTGGCACGCCTCGCCCCGCGCCGCGGTGGGCTTCCTCATCCATGCCGCAACCCTCGACGGCGCGGCGGTGGGCGCGCGCCGCAACCTCACCATGCCGGGCCTCGCGGTGACGGTGGGCGAGCAGATCGAGGCGCTGCGCAAGGTGGCCGGCGCCAAGGCGGTGGCGCGCATCCGCCGCGCGCCCGATCCGGTGATCGAGAAGATCGTGTCGGGCTGGCCGCGCAAGTTCGACCCGCGCCGCGCCATCGCGCTCGGCTTCGTGGCGGAGACCTCCTTTGAGGAGATCATCCGCATCCATGTGGAGGACGAGCTCGGCGGCAGGATCGCGGACTGA
- a CDS encoding AMP-binding protein yields the protein MSITRSLAVQAATRADAPALTCEGEQLTYGELDALVARCAARFAAAPPGGIALDLPNGAALAVLFLAAARGGREAQVLDPAWPRALRADVRERIAPGLLVTIAADGDVRLPPGQGLAGLAEAVGAGAAAPLPEPDGALPFYVGFTSGSTGVPKGYRRTHRSWTESFDADTREFGIGPADVILAPGALTHSLFLYGLARGLDAGAHVVLCRSFRPRAVVELARRHGASVLYGVPTQLALLLDLLEGEGRVLDGIRLVLCSGAKWPPGRKAGLSRLMPGARFAEFYGASELSFITVAKAEEEVPEGSVGRAFSGVGLSIRDRAGRRLPAGRTGLVFVESPFVFSGYATGESADLLRHGAALSVGDMGMLDANGFLTLVGRSKRMIVTSGKNLFPEEVERLLEQHPAVRAAAVLGVPDGLRGERLVAFLCLREGAAATRAELTRWLKPQLPLFKVPRRYASVADWPLTASGKTDFPAVARLWPGRCELLP from the coding sequence GTGAGCATCACCCGCTCCCTCGCCGTCCAGGCCGCGACGCGCGCCGACGCGCCGGCGCTGACCTGCGAGGGGGAGCAGCTCACCTATGGGGAGCTGGATGCGCTGGTGGCCCGCTGCGCCGCCCGTTTCGCCGCGGCGCCGCCGGGCGGGATCGCGCTGGATCTTCCCAACGGTGCGGCGCTGGCGGTGCTGTTCCTCGCCGCCGCCCGTGGGGGACGCGAAGCGCAGGTGCTCGATCCCGCGTGGCCGCGCGCCCTGCGGGCGGATGTGCGCGAGCGGATCGCGCCCGGCCTTCTGGTGACGATCGCGGCGGACGGGGATGTGCGCCTTCCACCCGGGCAAGGCCTTGCCGGCCTCGCCGAGGCGGTGGGTGCCGGCGCGGCGGCGCCGCTGCCCGAGCCGGATGGCGCGCTGCCCTTCTATGTCGGTTTCACCTCCGGCTCCACCGGCGTGCCCAAGGGCTACCGGCGCACCCACCGGTCGTGGACCGAGAGCTTCGACGCGGACACGCGCGAGTTCGGCATCGGCCCCGCCGACGTGATCCTCGCCCCCGGCGCGCTCACCCATTCGCTCTTCCTCTACGGGCTGGCGCGCGGGCTGGACGCCGGCGCCCACGTGGTCCTGTGCCGAAGCTTCCGGCCGCGCGCGGTGGTGGAGCTGGCCCGGCGGCATGGCGCCAGCGTGCTCTACGGCGTGCCGACCCAGCTCGCCTTGCTGCTCGACCTGCTGGAGGGGGAGGGCCGTGTGCTGGACGGCATCCGGCTCGTACTCTGCTCCGGCGCCAAATGGCCGCCGGGGCGCAAGGCGGGGCTGTCGCGGCTCATGCCCGGCGCCCGTTTCGCCGAGTTCTACGGCGCCTCGGAATTGTCCTTCATCACCGTGGCGAAGGCCGAGGAGGAGGTGCCGGAGGGCTCGGTGGGGCGCGCCTTCAGCGGTGTCGGCCTTTCCATCCGCGACCGGGCCGGCCGGCGCCTGCCCGCGGGGCGCACGGGACTGGTCTTCGTCGAGAGTCCCTTCGTCTTCTCCGGCTATGCCACCGGCGAGAGCGCCGATCTCCTGCGCCATGGGGCGGCCCTGAGCGTCGGCGACATGGGCATGCTCGACGCCAACGGCTTCCTCACCCTCGTCGGCCGCTCCAAGCGGATGATCGTCACCTCGGGCAAGAACCTGTTCCCGGAAGAGGTGGAGCGCCTGCTGGAGCAGCATCCCGCGGTGCGGGCGGCGGCGGTGCTGGGGGTGCCGGACGGCCTGCGCGGCGAGCGGCTGGTGGCTTTCCTTTGCCTGAGGGAGGGGGCGGCGGCGACCCGCGCCGAGCTGACCCGCTGGCTGAAGCCGCAGCTACCGCTGTTCAAGGTGCCGCGCCGCTATGCCAGCGTCGCAGACTGGCCCCTCACCGCGTCCGGCAAGACCGATTTTCCCGCCGTCGCCCGCCTGTGGCCGGGCCGATGCGAGCTCCTGCCATGA